In Amycolatopsis jiangsuensis, the following proteins share a genomic window:
- a CDS encoding ABC transporter ATP-binding protein — protein sequence MGEVEEPALVQAKALVKRFGEFEAVRGIDVEVRPGEAFGFLGPNGAGKSSTMRMIACVSPRSDGELRVLGMDPGVDGPRIRARLGVVPQEDNLDAELTVRQNLQVYGRYFGLSRAHVRRRAGELLEFAQLTDRAEKTVESLSGGMKRRLTIARSLVNDPELLLLDEPTTGLDPQARHLLWDRLFRLKAAGTTLIVTTHYMDEAEQLCDRLVVMDGGRIAAEGSPAELIARHSTREVVELRFGPGEQERAAERMAGLADRVEVLPDRVLLYTMTGEATLERAHERGVRPVSSLVRRSSLEDVFLRLTGRTLVD from the coding sequence GTGGGAGAGGTGGAGGAACCGGCCCTGGTGCAAGCCAAGGCGCTGGTCAAGCGATTCGGTGAGTTCGAGGCGGTCCGCGGCATCGACGTCGAGGTGCGGCCGGGGGAGGCCTTCGGCTTCCTCGGGCCCAACGGCGCCGGGAAGTCGTCGACCATGCGGATGATCGCCTGCGTGTCGCCGCGCAGCGACGGGGAGCTGCGCGTGCTCGGGATGGACCCGGGCGTCGACGGTCCGCGCATCCGCGCGCGGCTGGGCGTCGTGCCGCAGGAGGACAACCTCGACGCCGAGCTGACCGTGCGGCAGAACCTGCAGGTCTACGGCCGCTACTTCGGGCTGTCCCGGGCACACGTGCGGCGCCGGGCCGGTGAGCTGCTGGAGTTCGCGCAGCTCACCGACCGCGCGGAGAAGACGGTCGAATCGCTGTCCGGCGGCATGAAACGCCGGCTGACCATCGCCCGCTCGCTGGTCAACGACCCGGAGCTGCTGCTGCTCGACGAACCCACCACCGGCCTCGACCCGCAGGCGCGGCACCTGCTGTGGGACCGGCTGTTCCGGCTCAAGGCGGCCGGCACCACGCTGATCGTCACCACGCACTACATGGACGAGGCCGAGCAGCTCTGCGACCGGCTGGTGGTGATGGACGGCGGCCGGATCGCCGCCGAGGGCTCGCCGGCCGAGCTGATCGCGCGGCATTCCACCCGGGAGGTCGTGGAGCTGCGGTTCGGGCCGGGGGAGCAGGAGCGGGCCGCGGAGCGGATGGCGGGCCTGGCCGACCGCGTCGAGGTGCTGCCGGACCGGGTGCTGCTCTACACCATGACCGGCGAAGCCACCCTGGAGCGGGCACACGAGCGTGGCGTGCGCCCGGTGTCCAGCCTGGTGCGCCGCAGTTCGCTGGAGGACGTGTTCCTCCGGCTCACCGGCCGGACGCTGGTGGACTGA